GATCTACCCGAAAGCGGGCTGGGTTGAACATGATCCGATGGATATCTGGGCTTCTCAAAGCTCCACGCTGGTTGAAGTCCTGGCGCATGCCGATATTCGTTCCGACCAGATTGCCGCTATCGGCATTACCAACCAACGCGAAACGGCCATTGTCTGGGATAAAGAATCCGGCAAGCCGATTTATAATGCGATTGTCTGGCAAGATCCGCGCACGGCCGACTACTGTGAAAAGCTGAAAAAAGAGGGGCTGGAAGAGTATATCCAGCACACCACCGGTCTGGTCATCAACCCTTACTTCTCCGGCACTAAAGTAAAATGGATTCTTGATCATGTCGAAGGCGCCCGCGAGCGCGCGAAGCGTGGCGAACTGCTTTTCGGCACCGTAGATACCTGGCTTATCTGGAAAATGACTCAGGGTCGGGTGCATATTACCGACCATACCAACGCCTCACGTACCATGATGTACAACATTCATAAGCTGGAATGGGATCAGCGCATGCTGGATATCCTCGACATTCCGCGTGAAATGCTGCCAGAAGTGAAGTCTTCTTCTGAAGTGTATGGTCAAACGAATATCGGCGGTAAAGGCGGCACGCGTATTCCTATCGCCGGTATCGCTGGCGATCAACAGGCGGCGCTGTATGGTCAGCTCTGTGTGCTGCCGGGTATGGCGAAGAACACCTACGGTACCGGCTGCTTTATGTTGATGAACACCGGCGCCGAAGCGGTAACTTCTACGCATGGCCTGTTAACCACCATCGCCTGCGGTCCGCGCGGCGAAGTAAACTATGCGCTGGAAGGTGCGGTATTTATCGGCGGCGCAGCGATTCAATGGCTGCGCGATGAGATGAAGCTGATCAGCGATTCTGCCGACTCAGAATATTTCGCGATGAAAGTAAAAGATTCAAACGGCGTATATATGGTTCCCGCTTTTACCGGCCTCGGCGCGCCTTACTGGGATCCCTATGCGCGCGGCGCACTGTTCGGCCTGACGCGCGGCGCCAACGCCAACCATATTATTCGCGCGACGCTGGAATCGATCGCCTGGCAGACGCGCGACGTGCTGGAAGCGATGCAGAACGACGCCAATACGCGCCTGCAGTCGCTGCGCGTTGACGGCGGCGCGGTCGCTAATAACTTCCTGATGCAATTCCAGTCCGATATCCTCGGCACGCGCGTAGAGCGGCCGGAAGTGCGTGAAGTTACTGCGCTGGGAGCAGCTTATCTTGCCGGTCTGGCGGTGGGCTTCTGGAAAGATCTGGATGAAGTGCGTGCTAAAGCAGTGATTGAACGCGAATTCCGCCCCAGCATTGAAACCACCGAGCGTAACTATCGCTATGCCGGCTGGCGGAAAGCCGTGGCCCGCGCTCAGGCCTGGGAAGAACACGACGAATAATGCTGTAGGCCCGCGTCGCCGGTCGGCGCGGGCTTTTCTCTCCCCTTCTCCCCGCTGTGATACACTTTCGCCTCATTTGTTTTTTCAGAGGCTGGTCATGAAACGAGAACTCGCCATTGAATTTTCCCGCGTTACCGAAGCTGCCGCTCTGGCAGGCTATAAATGGCTAGGTCGCGGCGATAAAAATCAGGCTGACGGCGCCGCCGTCAATGCCATGCGCATTATGCTCAATAAGGTTAATATCGACGGTCAGATTGTCATCGGAGAAGGCGAAATCGATGAGGCCCCGATGCTCTATATCGGTGAGAAAGTCGGCACTGGCAATGGCGATGCCGTCGATATCGCTGTCGATCCGATTGAAGGCACGCGTATGACCGCCATGGGTCAGGCGAATGCGCTGGCGGTGCTGGCGGTCGGCGACCGCGGAACCTTCCTGCATGCGCCCGATATGTATATGGAAAAGCTAATTGTCGGCCCGGGCGCGAAAGGTCATATCGATCTTAACCTGCCGCTGGAAACTAACCTGAAAAACATTGCCGCCGCGTTAGGTAAAACGCTCGACGCGCTAACGGTGACTATTCTGGCGAAGCCGCGGCATGATGAGGTAATTAAGCAGATGCAGCAGCTGGGCGTGCGCATCTTCGCGATTCCTGACGGCGATGTCGCCGCGTCCATTCTGACCTGTATGCCCGATAGTGAAGTGGATGTGCTGTATGGCATCGGCGGCGCGCCGGAAGGGGTGGTATCCGCGGCGGTGATCCGTGCGCTGGATGGCGATATGCAGGGCCGTTTGCTGCCCCGGCATGAGGTAAAAGGTGAAAGCGAAGAAAACCGTCGTCTGGGCGAGCAGGAGCTGGCGCGTTGCCAGGAGATGGGTATCAACGCCCGTCAGGCGCTGACGCTGGATATGATGGCGCGCAACGACAACGTGATTTTCGCCGCTACCGGCATTACCAGCGGCGACCTGCTGAAAGGCATTACGCGCCAGGGAAATATCGCTACCAGTGAAACCTTGCTGATCCGCGGTAAATCACGGACCATCCGCCGTATCCAGTCGATTCATTATCTCGACCGTAAGGATACGGCGCTGCATCAGTGGATTTTGTAAAGATCAAACCGCCTGCGGTTCAGGGTCTTTGGACAGCGGCCACCAGCACAGCAGCATTAGCACGGCGGTCGCGCACATTAACATCCCCAGACTAAACTGGCTGTTTTGCGGCAGCATCGCTGACAGCCAGGCAACCAGCCCGGAGCCCAGGTTCTGCAGCCCGCCGATGAGCGCGCCAGCCGTACCCGCCAGCCAGGCGTAGGGCTCCATCGCACCGGATGTCGCCAGCGGAAACATCATTCCTGCGCCAAAGAAAAACAGTGATGCCGGCACCAACAGCGTCCAGATATTCATAATGCCAAACCAGGCGGGCAGCCACATCAGAACGCCGGCCAGCAGGCAGCTGTTTACCGCATACCACATCAGCGTATGGAAGCTTTTCTCATCACGTCCTGCAAACCAGGCGCCGAAAAAGGCCGCCGGGATCGGCAGAATAAACAGAATGCTGATCGTCATCGCATCCAGCCCCAGCACGCCGCCCATCAGGATGCCGCAGCTTGCCTCATAGACGGCAATTCCCGCCAGCGCGCCAATAAGCATAACCAAATAACGTACAAAGATGCGATCGCTCAGCAGCGGACGATAACGTGAAAATAACGGTCGCATCTCGCCCGTCGGAGGCCGGGTTTCCGGCAGCCAGCGCGCCATTGCGCCCGTTACCAGCAGACACAGCAGCAGCAGAAAGGCAAAGCAGGCGTGCCAGCCAAACAGATGCGTCAGCGTCGCGCCAATCATTGGCGCCGCCAGCGGGCTGACAAGAATCCCCATATTCAACAGGCTGTTTGCCTGACGCAGCGCGCTACCGGCATAGAGATCACGCGGCATGGTGCGCGCCATCACGCCCGCCACGCCGGTGCCTAAGCCCTGTAGCGCGCTGGCGGCAATCAGCCAGTCAACGGAAGGCGCCAACAGCGCACCCAGCGCGCCGAGCATAAAAATAGCCATGCCCGCCAGGATCACCGGCTTGCGTCCTACGCTATCGGAGAGCGGCCCGTAAATAAGTTGTGAACCGCCATATGTCATCAGGTATGCGGCCATGACGCGTTGCATTACGCCATCACGTACGTTAAAAGATGCAGCAATGTCAGCCATTGCCGGGACATAAATGGTTTGCGCCATTTGTCCTACCGCCACCAATACAATCAGCATCAGTAACAGATGTCCGTTTTCTATCTTTTTCATAGCCACTTAAAAGAAAGTTACAGGATAAAAGCCCACTATTCGGATGTTATGTAGCAAATTAGCAGGCATTACAGGTTTGATGGCGGCAAAAATACCAGTTTGCCTGAAGAAAGGAATCCGGCACGAATAAGTTTTTTTACCATTCTGCCAGCAGAAATTGCCCATCTTTGTAAAACTAACTATACGGCCGCACAAACTGATAGCGCCTTTTGTCGCTCAGAGCTTTTCTGAGTCCAGCAGGCTGGAAAAAGCGCCCCTGAGTGGCGAAGATAAGCGCAGAGCTAACTGGAAAGAGGATAAGTCATGGCTGAATGGGTTAACGGCAACGTTACGGAGGTTACACACTGGACGGACAGTTTGTTCAGCATCACGGTTAATGCTCCCGTCACGCCCTTTACCGCCGGCCAGTTCGCCAAGCTGGCGTTAGAGATTGACGGAGAACGGGTACAGCGCGCCTATTCCTATGTTAATGCGCCCGCTAACCCCGCGCTGGAATTTTACCTGGTGAACGTTCCGGAAGGTAAATTAAGCCCAAGGCTGCACGCCTTACAGCCCGGCGATCAGGTGATGGTAACCAAAGAGGCCGCCGGCTTTTTTGTGCTGGAAGAGATCCCCGAATGCCAAACCCTGTGGATGCTAGCCACCGGCACCGCTATCGGCCCTTATCTTTCGATTTTGCAACAGGGCGAAGGACTGGCGCGTTTCCAGAGTCTGGTACTGGTGCATGCCGCGCGCTACGCTGCGGACTTAAGCTATCTGCCGCTGATGCAGCAGCTGGAACAGCGCTATCAAGGCCAGCTGCGTATCCAGACGGTAGTCAGCCGTGAAGAGCGTCCCGGCTCGTTAACCGGCCGCATCCCGGCGTTGATTGCCAGTGGCGCACTGGAACAGGCGGTGGGGCTGCCGATGGATGCCGATAGCAGCCATATTATGCTGTGCGGCAATCCGCAGATGGTGCGTGATACCCAACAGCTGCTGAAAGAGACGCGAGCGATGAACAAACATCTGCGGCGTAAACCCGGCCATATCACCAGCGAACATTACTGGTGAGGGCTTTTTTCTGCGCCGCGCTTGCGAAAATAATTGACCCGCTGCGCGGCCTGGCCATAGCGGTTTTCCCCCGCCGAACCGCTCAGCAGGCCTAATTCGCAAAGCATGCCGATAAGGATAAGCGTCGGCACAAAGCGCCCCAGACCTGTATGCCAGCCCGTGCCCAGCACGCCCCAGTTACCTGCCAGCAATATCCAGGCGACCACCAGCAACAGCGCCCAATAGCCGCGTTTGTTACGATCGTGCAGACGCTTCACCAGCACGGCGCTGGCGGGCCACAATAAACAGACCACGCCGAAGGCCGCCATCTGGTTATCCAGTAGATCGTTTGCCGCCAGCGTAAAAAGCGCGGTCATGGTCAACAGCCAGACGATCTGCCAAATCCAGAAGTCTCGCCGTCCCAAACGACCACGATAAGAAAAACACCATTGCTGTAGCGTCATGCTTTCGTCCCGAGGAAAACTAAAAAGGGTTGCCGCAGTTTTTGACTTTGGCGGGTAAAAACCGTTCTAATCTGGGCTGAGTTTACTGGACGGGGCAGAAAAAATGAAGAAAGCGCCAGGCTCTTTGCTGACGCCCATCCCGATACTGTTGGCACTGTTGACGGGCACCGCAGCGCATGCCGTCGAGGTATCGTCGCGTAGTGAAGCGTTACCCACTGCGCCTTATTTGCTGCCAGGCGCGCCAACGTTTGATATGAGTATTGCGCAGTTTCGGGAAAAATATAATACGGCAAATCCTGATTTACCGCTTAGCGAATACCGGGCGATCGACAGCCGGCTGGATAAAAGCACCCTCACGCGGGCAGCCAGTAAAATCAGCGAAACGCTCTATGCTTCCACGGCGCTGGAACCCGGTACCGGGAAAATAAAAACGTTGCAGATTACCTGGCTGCCGATCCCCGGTCCTGAGGAAAAAGCGGCCCAGGAAAAAGCGCTGGCGTATATGACGGCGCTGATGCGCTTTTTCTCACCGACGCGTTCAGTCGAAGATAGCCGCAAGCGGTTAGATGAACTGCTGAGCAAAGGTAAAGGTGCGCGCTATTATGTGCAAACCGAAGGAGCGTTACGCTTCGTGGTCGCCGACAACGGCGACAAGGGGCTGACCTTCGCCGTAGAGCCGATTAAGCTCTCGCTTACGGTGCCGTAAGGGTTGCGCCAAAAATGACGAAAAGCAAAGCCATTCAGGGTTAACATCTCTATACTGTCTGGCAGACATCGCTGCCCTTCGGGCAGTGTACTTTACTGGTATTGCGTTACACGTGGAGGATATGATGCGACATCCATTAGTTATGGGTAACTGGAAGCTGAACGGCAACAAAAAGATGGTCAGCGATCTGATCGACGGCCTGCGTAAAGAACTGAATGCCGTTCAGGGTTGTGGCGTTGCCATCGCCCCGCCAGTGATGTATCTGGATCAGGCGCAGCAGGCGCTGGCCGACAGCCAGATCGTACTGGGTGCCCAGAACGTTGATGTTAACCTGTCTGGCGCATTTACCGGTGAAGTCTCTGCCGAAATGCTGAAGGATATTGGCGCTCGCTATATCATTATCGGCCATTCAGAACGCCGTACTTATCACAAAGAAAGCGATGAGTTTATTGCGAAAAAATTCGCTGTGCTGAAAGAAGCGGGTCTGATTCCGGTACTGTGCATCGGTGAAACCGAAGCAGAAAACGAAGCGGGTAAAACCGAAGAAGTGTGCGCTCGTCAAATTGATGCGGTGCTGGAAAGCCAGGGCGCAGCTGCCTTTAACGGCGCGGTGATTGCCTATGAACCGATCTGGGCGATTGGTACCGGCAAATCAGCTACTTCAGCGCAGGCGCAGGCGGTACATAAGTTCATTCGTGAACATATTGCGAAGAAAGACGCGAAAGTCGCCGAGCAGGTTATTATCCAGTACGGTGGCTCCGTTAACGATAAAAATGCCGCAGAGCTTTTTGCGCAACCGGATATCGACGGTGCGCTGGTTGGCGGTGCTTCACTGAAAGCTGACGCATTTGCCGTCATCGTCAAGGCCGCTGCCGCAGCGAAAGCCTGATGTTCAACGGGCGGCGCTGCCGCCCGTTTCCTGTGACGTCTTAATGCAAAATCGTACAGCTGTGATCCTGCAACTCCTCTGCTGAAGCTCGATTCATCCTCAGCCAGTCACGCTCAATTGCCATTAATGCCAGCCGTCCATCGGATAAGCTTGCCAGCGCCAAACCATATTTACCCATCTCCTGCTGCGCCTGCGGCACTTCCCGCATAAAACGAATAAAACTGCTCTGCTGCGCCAGTTCATCCGGCGTTATGGTGCGGATTAGCCAGCGATGCTGATGCAGCGTTTGCGGCTGCCAGCGCGCGTTCAGCTGCGGCGTTAGCCTGTCCAGCTGCTGTCGCGCCTCACGACTCAGGCAGGAAATATGAATATGTAGCTGGTTTTGCGTGCGGCCATACTCAGAATTAATGGTTAATGAGATCGCGCTATCGGGAACCGCGGCGCCGCGGCGCATCGTCAGCAGCTGACGCTGTTGCCAGGCCAGCGCAACAAAGTTGGGCGTAGCGGGATCCCCTAACGCCGGGCTTTCGATGCCGCAGATACGGGCAACGGGCATTAACAGATACTGTAAAGGACCGTTACGATCTTTCATCGTGACATAGCCAGCGGCCATATCAACGCGCTGACAGGGGCTGGGATCGTTTTTTTGCTGCTGACCCGGCACGCACTGCTGGCTAATGATCTGCCACAGCGCATTGCCGTTATGATGAAAACGCCACGCCGCGAAGGCCAGCGCGATAAGAATAAAGACGATAACAAGCGTAACAATTTTCCGAGCGCGTGCAGGCACTGGCATAGCGACTCCTCCTGATGACCGCTGACAATTCTCGTTACCTTAACGAGAATCGCCACGCTAAATCATCGGAGGATAACGTGCTAGCGTTTCATTACCTGGTCGTAGGTGCCGCCTTCAGCAAAGTGCGTTTTCTGCGCCTGCGTCCAGCCGCCAAACTTATTATCGATAGTGAACAGTTTTAATGGCGTAAAGGTGCTAGCGTATTTCTTCGCCACTTCGGCATCACGTGGACGATAGAAGTTTTGCGCGGCAATGGCCTGTCCTTCCGGCGAATAGAGGTAATTCAGATAGTCATTGGCCGCTTTGCGCGTGTCGCGGTCATCGACCACCCGATCGACAACGGAGACGGTCGGCTCGGCAAGAATAGACTCGCTGGGAGTAACAATCTCAAACTGGTCTTTACCCAGCTTGTTTACCGCCAGATAAGCTTCATTTTCCCAGGCGATCAACACATCGCCAATGCCGCGTTCAACAAAGGTATTGGTTGCGCCGCGCGCGCCTGAATCCTGAACTTCTACGTTCTTATACAGCGCTTTGACAAACTCCAGCGCCTTATTCTGATCGCCATGGTTCTGATCCAGGGCGTAGCCCCAGGCGGCCAGATAGTTCCAGCGGGCGCCGCCAGAGGTTTTGGGATTCGGCGTAATAACCGCAACGCCTGGCTTAAGCAGATCGGGCCAGTCGTGGATCTGCTTGGGGTTGCCCTTACGCACCAGGAAAACGATAGTGGACGTATAAGGCGCAGAGTTATTCGGCAGGCGTTTTATCCACTCTTTATTTACCCGGCCGCGTTCGGCAATAGCATCAATATCGGATGCCAGCGCCAGCGTCACCACATCGGCTCGGATGCCGTTGATTACCGAGGTTGCCTGTTTGCCAGAGCCGCCATGCGACTGGCGAATAACGATATTATCGCCGGTTTCCTGCTTGTAGTGCGCGCTGAACGCTTTGTTATATTGTTCATACAGTTCACGCGTCGGATCGTAAGAAACGTTTAACAGTTCGATATTTTTTGCCAGTACGTTGGTTGATGCCAGTAAAACGGCCAGCCCTACACTCCACTTATTCATCGCACGCTCTCCCGGAAGTTATTAACGAAAGCGTGACATAAAGCTTACGGTGTTTTAAAGAATTAAAAATCGGAGGTTATTACTTTATGGAATATAGGTGGGGAGAATAAGGCGCTGTGTGGACAGCGCCCTGAAAAGCATTAGTAGAGTTTTTTTGCGGTTTCCAGCCAGTCGCGCTTGAACGGGCGCTTCATGTTTTCAATGGCATCGATAATGTCGTGATGCACCATCTTCTCATTCTGGATACCCACGCAGCGGCCACCGTAGCCCTGCAGCAGCAGTTCAATCGCGTAGGCGCCCATACGTGAAGCCAGGATGCGGTCATAAGCGACCGGCGCGCCACCGCGCTGAATGTGGCCCAGCACCGTAGCGCGAGTTTCACGTTTAGTTTCCGCTTCGATATACTTCGCCAGCTCATCGATATCACAGATATGCTCGGTGATTGCCACGATAGCGTGCTTTTTACCTTTCTCAATACCGGCTTTAATTTCCTGTACCAGTTCTTCACGGGTATAAGGGATCTCCGGCAGTACGATAAACTCACAGCCGCCCGCAATCGCTGCCGCCAGCGTCAGGTCGCCACAGTAACGGCCCATCACTTCAACGATGGAAATACGCTGATGCGAAGAAGAGGTATCACGCAAGCGGTCAATCGCTTCAACGACCGTTTCCAGCGCAGTGAAATAGCCAATGGTATAGTCGGTGCCGGCAACGTCGTTATCGATGGTGCCCGGCAGACCGATACACGGAAAGCCCATTTCCGTCAGGCGTTTCGCCCCCATATAGGAACCGTCGCCGCCAATCACCACCAGCGCATCGATATTGCGCTTTTTCATGTTCTCAATCGCGACCTGACGGGTTTCCTCATTACGGAATTCCGGAAAGCGCGCGGAGCCCAAAAAGGTGCCGCCGCGGTTAATCATGTCAGAAACGCTGTAGCGGTCGAGGTTGATCATGCGGTCTTCATACAAGCCGAGATAGCCATCATAAATGCCACAAACTTCCAGTCCTTCACTCAGGGCGGAGCGGACTACACCGCGAATAGCTGCGTTCATCCCTGGGGCGTCGCCGCCGCTTGTCAGTACACCGATTTTCTTGATCATGGCTACCTCTGGACTCAATACTTAATGATGAATTCGTTACGCCGGAAAGGTTCGACGCCCGCTCAGTGTCCGATCTTACCGACTCATAATGGCAAATAGTATATCAAACCCCTGCTGCTGAATTGATTCAGGTCAGACTAGTTTCGGGTAAAATCTTTTACACAATGTGACTTTTCGCCTCGCTCAAAAGCCAGGCTGATATTATTTCACACTTCTGCCTATAAAAAACCCTGCGGCTCGGTACGAGCCACAGAACAGGGATCCTGATGGATAATGATATCAGAGCCAGGAAACTGCTTTAAAAGCGCTTGTTCAACCTGCTCCGCCACGCGATGCGCCTGAATTAATGGCAAATTGTCTTCTATTTCCAGATGGACCTGAATAAAGCGGGTCGGACCGGATTGTCGGGTGCGCAAATCGTGTGCGCCCTGCACGCCGGGCCAGGTGGTGATAATTTTAACAATCTCTTGCCGCTCCGCATCGGGCAACGCGCGGTCAAGCAAGGACTGTACGGCATCATAGCCCATCCGTAACGCGCTAAACAGAATCCAGGCGCCAATACCTAACGCAAAGAGCGCATCAGCGCGGGTAAAGCCATACCAGCTCAGGGCTAACGCCAGCAGAATGGCACCATTCATCAATACGTCAGACTGATAATGCAACATATCGGCACGGATTGCCTGACTTTGCGTTTTACGCACCACCCAGCGCTGGAAAGTGACCAGCAGCAGCGTGGAAACCAAAGCCACCAGCGTCACCACCATGCCGACCAGCGGCGCATGCAGCACACCAGGATTGGCTAAATGCTGAATACCGGTCAGGAACAGAAACAGGGCGGAGCCGGAAATAAACATGCTTTGCGCCAGCGCCGCCAGCGATTCTGCTTTACCATGACCAAAGGTATGTTCCGCATCCGCAGGCTGCAATGAATAGCGCACCACTAAAAGATTAGTTAAAGAGGCGGCAGTATCCACCAGCGAATCGACCAGCGCCGCCAGTACGCTAACCGAGCCGGTATACCACCAGGCGAATATTTTGATCAGTAACAGCAGCACTGCCAGCATCGTTGCTGCCAGCGCCGCCCGGTTAACCAGCCGCGCATAGGAAGCTATCATCCGCACCCCACTAAAAATAAAAGCTAAGTATAAGGGCTATAGCGCAAAAAGTGGCAGGATACCGACTCTGCCCTGACAGTCACTGAGGGTAAAGCCTGCGCAGGATTAAATAAATAAACCAAACTATTATAAGATTTTTGCTGATGACTGAAAAATCATCTTTGGATATTAACACCCATTCTGGCCACCCTTTTAAATCAGGCTAATCCGCCATATAAAAAGCGTTACTGCGTGTTATTCCTATCAGTAAAAGGTTTATCACGCAGCAATGCTATATACTCAAAATAGCATCTCTCGCAAAGCTCATCATCAGTGGCGGTTAAACGCGCCAGCAAACTCTGCATAACGCCGCAGCCAGGGCAATATTTCAGTGAAAGAAAGCGCATAAACTTAAGATGTCATCCATTTTTAAAATTAAGCTGTAACAGCGGCTATTTCATAGCGCTGGTTTATTTATGCCAACCTGCCAGCCAGCGTTAGTATAAATTTCACTAACCAATTGTTCTACGGCTGAAGAAACCGACTCAACTGAAATATCTTTTACCTGTTTCCCTTCATGCAGAAGGATATGTTTTACCCCTATAGGTTACCATCGTTTATATTTCTCCGGCCGTGATTCAAATAAAGCGACAACGGGAATTTGTAGTGCAGACGCAAAATGTACCGGGGCACTATCAGCAGAAACAATCAGGTTAAGATGGGTCATCGCCGCCGCCAGATCGGCAACAGTTGACGTTGTTACCCGCAGCACATTGTCACCATTCATCCAACTAAAAGAAAAGTGGTCCCGTGGCGCAAGGAAAATGATTACTTCATAAGTTCCTGCCAGTTTTTCTGTCAGCGCCTGCCACTTATCCCATGACCAGCGACGATCGGCGCTATTATTTGAGACAAACAATCCTATTTTGGGCTTTGAATTATTTTTAAGCCGCTTGCGCCAGAGAGTGATAAGATCAGTACGTGGATAAATGCGAAGATGTAGTCGGTCAGGATGGGGCTTCGTCAGCTCGGGTAAAAGATTAAAACCGGAAAAGGCTTCATGTTCCATCGTCCGGCTATCAATGTGATGTTGAACCCGATCGTCAAACTCGGTATCGGCATCATGCCATCGGCAATCCGGGACA
This Mixta hanseatica DNA region includes the following protein-coding sequences:
- the fieF gene encoding CDF family cation-efflux transporter FieF (FieF, a metal efflux transporter, is a member of the CDF (cation diffusion facilitator) family of transporters.) translates to MIASYARLVNRAALAATMLAVLLLLIKIFAWWYTGSVSVLAALVDSLVDTAASLTNLLVVRYSLQPADAEHTFGHGKAESLAALAQSMFISGSALFLFLTGIQHLANPGVLHAPLVGMVVTLVALVSTLLLVTFQRWVVRKTQSQAIRADMLHYQSDVLMNGAILLALALSWYGFTRADALFALGIGAWILFSALRMGYDAVQSLLDRALPDAERQEIVKIITTWPGVQGAHDLRTRQSGPTRFIQVHLEIEDNLPLIQAHRVAEQVEQALLKQFPGSDIIIHQDPCSVARTEPQGFL